Proteins from a single region of Candidatus Neomarinimicrobiota bacterium:
- a CDS encoding Fur family transcriptional regulator → MDHINRFRKALKQESLRLTSQRLAILEDVLDNDQHRECDDIFLSLREKEIPVSRATIYRTLDILEKVGFVRKMDVGDGRFRYENKLSRPHHDHIICLQCGKIVEFVDHQIEQWQERISAEHGFELLLHKHQLFGLCQECQERKAKEGNRSPDA, encoded by the coding sequence ATGGATCATATCAACCGCTTCCGAAAAGCCCTGAAACAGGAATCGTTACGGCTAACCTCCCAGCGCCTGGCTATCTTAGAAGATGTCCTGGACAATGACCAGCACCGGGAATGCGACGATATCTTTCTCTCCTTAAGGGAAAAGGAAATTCCCGTCTCCCGAGCCACCATCTACCGAACGCTAGACATTCTCGAGAAAGTGGGCTTTGTCCGCAAGATGGACGTCGGCGATGGGCGGTTCCGATATGAAAACAAACTGTCCCGACCACACCATGACCACATCATCTGCCTTCAATGTGGCAAGATAGTTGAATTCGTTGATCACCAGATTGAGCAGTGGCAGGAGCGCATATCAGCAGAGCATGGATTCGAGCTCCTCCTGCACAAGCACCAGCTATTCGGCCTCTGTCAGGAATGTCAGGAAAGAAAAGCCAAAGAGGGCAACCGTTCGCCTGATGCATAG
- the feoB gene encoding ferrous iron transport protein B yields the protein MHRHVANPAEDTGSATIALIGNPNVGKSVVFGYLTGHYVIVSNYPGTTVEIARGRLAWEHYRALRGQNRYQRSARQRPNRGRRGAHHGRTLRRSHAFRRRHAAWEVIDTPGINNFIPTSEDELVTRNILMNQTPARILQVADAKNLRRGLLLSLQLAEMGLPYTLCLNMTDEAQDRGITIDALALSEELGVPVVETIATQKVGLDEARRRVLDTKSRPKEVPIPYPEPIKKATEELIPLLPEMPISRKSLALMLLSGDATLTAWMGTTFDEAHGEVIRSIIERIRRAFARSVSVEITQARMRAAAQLLERVVQQRETRLISLTQWLGRATTHPVGGFAFVAAVLTGMYYFVGVFGAGTLVDWLEEGLFGSYIIPGLSWVVETIFPWQLLRDLLIGEFGLLSMALSYSIAIVLPIVGTFFIAFGLLEDSGYLPRLSVMMNRLFKAMGLNGKAVLPMVLGLGCDTMATMTTRILDNRKERLVVTLLLALGVPCSAQLGVILGMLQGISIGAAAIWLGVVASVIFIVGYLAAKAIPGQSSDFLLEMPPLRKPVIGNIVIKTMARLEWYLREAVPLFFLGTFLLFVIDRLHLLVSIESATAPVVQSFLGLPVEATAAFIMGFLRRDYGAAGLFLLARNGQLDTIQILVSLVVITLFMPCIANLFMIIKEHGLRVALGMSAFILPFAILVGGAVNWSLRLLNGVVP from the coding sequence ATGCATAGACACGTTGCCAACCCAGCTGAAGATACAGGTAGTGCAACTATTGCTCTGATTGGGAACCCCAACGTGGGCAAATCGGTGGTGTTCGGGTATCTCACCGGCCACTATGTGATTGTCTCCAATTATCCTGGTACTACCGTTGAGATCGCCCGGGGCCGGCTGGCCTGGGAACATTATCGAGCGCTACGTGGCCAAAACCGCTATCAACGTTCCGCTCGTCAGCGTCCAAACCGCGGTCGGCGAGGAGCACATCATGGAAGAACGCTACGTCGCTCTCATGCTTTCCGGCGTCGTCACGCTGCTTGGGAGGTCATCGACACCCCCGGCATTAACAACTTCATTCCCACCAGCGAAGATGAGTTGGTTACCCGCAACATCCTCATGAACCAGACTCCGGCCCGAATTCTCCAAGTGGCCGATGCCAAGAACCTCCGTCGCGGGTTGTTGCTTTCCCTCCAGCTGGCCGAAATGGGACTGCCCTATACGCTGTGTCTTAATATGACCGATGAGGCTCAGGATCGTGGGATCACTATTGATGCCCTAGCCCTTTCGGAAGAACTGGGCGTGCCAGTGGTGGAGACCATCGCTACCCAGAAAGTGGGTCTGGATGAGGCTCGCCGCCGGGTCCTGGATACGAAGAGCCGGCCTAAGGAAGTACCTATCCCTTACCCAGAACCAATAAAGAAGGCGACGGAGGAGCTCATTCCTTTGTTGCCCGAGATGCCTATCTCGCGCAAGTCACTGGCCCTGATGTTGTTGAGTGGCGATGCTACCCTCACTGCCTGGATGGGCACAACCTTTGACGAAGCCCATGGCGAAGTCATCCGCAGCATCATAGAGCGTATCCGGCGGGCATTTGCCAGGAGTGTGAGTGTGGAGATCACCCAAGCGCGTATGCGGGCCGCCGCCCAGCTCCTGGAACGGGTAGTGCAACAACGTGAAACTCGTCTGATATCCCTAACTCAATGGCTGGGACGGGCCACCACCCATCCTGTAGGGGGATTTGCTTTTGTGGCTGCTGTATTGACTGGTATGTACTATTTCGTGGGAGTATTTGGGGCTGGCACCTTGGTCGATTGGCTGGAAGAGGGTTTGTTTGGGAGCTATATCATCCCAGGTCTGTCCTGGGTGGTGGAGACGATTTTCCCGTGGCAGCTGCTCCGGGATCTCCTGATCGGAGAGTTTGGTCTCCTTAGTATGGCTCTATCATATTCAATCGCGATTGTTCTACCCATCGTCGGCACCTTTTTCATCGCCTTTGGTCTGCTGGAAGACTCCGGTTATCTGCCCAGACTGTCAGTGATGATGAATCGCCTGTTCAAGGCTATGGGGCTGAATGGCAAGGCGGTTCTGCCGATGGTCTTGGGCTTGGGCTGCGACACCATGGCAACCATGACCACCCGTATCCTGGACAACCGGAAAGAGCGCCTTGTAGTTACCCTTCTCCTGGCCCTTGGGGTACCGTGTTCCGCTCAGCTGGGAGTGATTTTGGGTATGTTGCAGGGTATCTCCATTGGTGCTGCGGCCATTTGGCTGGGGGTGGTTGCGAGTGTCATATTTATCGTTGGCTACCTCGCGGCAAAAGCCATACCCGGCCAGTCCTCCGATTTCCTGTTAGAGATGCCACCACTCCGGAAGCCGGTAATAGGCAATATTGTCATAAAGACCATGGCCCGCCTGGAATGGTACCTTCGGGAAGCGGTGCCGCTGTTTTTTCTGGGTACCTTTCTGCTTTTCGTTATAGATCGTCTGCATCTTCTGGTTTCAATAGAGTCCGCCACCGCTCCTGTTGTCCAATCCTTTCTGGGCCTGCCCGTAGAAGCCACTGCGGCGTTCATTATGGGCTTTCTCCGGCGGGACTATGGCGCTGCGGGGCTGTTTCTTCTGGCCCGGAACGGGCAGCTGGACACTATCCAGATCCTGGTAAGCCTAGTAGTGATTACCCTCTTTATGCCCTGCATAGCTAATTTATTTATGATTATCAAGGAGCATGGTTTGCGGGTGGCCCTGGGGATGTCGGCATTCATTCTCCCTTTTGCTATTCTAGTTGGTGGCGCGGTGAACTGGTCGCTGAGATTGCTGAACGGGGTGGTTCCATGA